The Cylindrospermopsis curvispora GIHE-G1 genome contains a region encoding:
- a CDS encoding PAS domain S-box protein: protein MYPPPDFSQDQRIEQISLDSTRDTDLDVYQVIDPQPLWVSPDTSVLDAIVLMNQKRNHGHPGSQFPQSGNWDSESNTKQEVTSYVLIETDKKLLGIFTLTDLARVVASGRNLAETKIVEVMTQPVTTLKLSNISNVLNIGTLVSTFSRNEIDHLPVIDDQGKVVGIIRQRVLWKQLDPGKDANGIQRLTEQVNIQEEFQQTIEELQIIEEELRQQNQQLVIAHELAELERNRYHQLFELTPYCYLVTDKVGIIKNANRTASTLLSVEKQYLIGKPIIVFIAPKYRQQFTCQIADFQPQQESLEQEIYLQPRKGKLFPASVKIVGIYDPHKKEHSWIWLINNISDRKKAEEVLTRAAEDLEQRVAKRTEELVQLNQTLQAEIRQHQKTEIALRESETRLTLALEVAKMGIWDCNLITKDYMWSESVGPMYGLPRGTISPSCYEDLLKLIHPEDAEVLSNKLTIALDKKSGFTIEFRAIWPDGSLHWLTSTAQVFCNEKGEATRMIGTVQDISAYKQKEQKLYEQAALLDIATDAIFVRDFQTEILFWNQGARRIYGWTKEEAIGKHLRDLFSQKTAMKQEVIALKAVVRSGSWQGVLHKYKKSGEEVTVESRWTLMFDGDGQPKSILIVDTDITDKKQLEEQFLRTQRLESIGTLACGIAHDLNNILTPILGSAQLLKRKSLQDHITHPQLLTMIEDNATRASSLVKQVFSFARGASNEWTIVQIKHLILEIVNLAKHTFPKSIKLKTKIANNLATVFGDSTELYQIMINLVVNALNAMPSGGVLTIAAENTFIDRDNLINEKLQEGHYILITIIDTGIGMSQAVADKIFEPFFTTKQNGVGSGIGLSIVSRIIQKHNGHLQFYTQQGQGSKFEVFLPSIEAPHPPLPQELPTEIGRGELILIVDDEPQIRDVTRMILETHNYDTLTASNGMEAIAIYGQYKQDISVVLMDIMMPKIDGIATIQAMKKINPLVKIIACSGISTIEAIPKSANMKIQGVLLKPYSASDLLSSMSMVIRGDSSPMNFLN, encoded by the coding sequence ATGTATCCACCTCCCGATTTTTCCCAGGACCAGCGAATTGAGCAGATAAGTTTAGATTCTACCAGGGATACGGATTTAGATGTGTATCAGGTTATCGATCCTCAGCCCTTATGGGTCAGTCCTGACACTTCCGTATTAGACGCAATTGTTTTAATGAACCAGAAACGGAACCATGGACATCCTGGATCCCAATTTCCTCAGTCTGGAAATTGGGATTCAGAGAGTAACACGAAACAGGAGGTAACTAGCTACGTTTTAATCGAAACAGACAAAAAGTTGTTAGGAATATTCACTTTAACAGATTTGGCCAGAGTAGTTGCTAGTGGTAGGAATCTTGCTGAAACGAAAATTGTAGAAGTGATGACCCAACCAGTCACCACACTCAAACTGTCAAATATATCAAATGTACTAAATATTGGAACTTTAGTATCAACCTTTAGCAGGAATGAAATAGATCATTTACCAGTAATAGATGATCAGGGTAAAGTTGTAGGAATTATCAGACAACGTGTGTTGTGGAAACAACTGGATCCTGGAAAAGATGCCAATGGTATCCAGAGATTAACAGAGCAAGTCAATATTCAAGAAGAATTCCAGCAAACCATAGAAGAATTACAAATTATAGAAGAAGAACTCAGACAACAAAATCAACAATTAGTAATTGCCCATGAGTTAGCTGAATTGGAAAGAAACCGCTATCATCAATTATTTGAACTTACACCCTATTGTTACTTGGTAACTGACAAAGTGGGCATAATTAAAAATGCCAACCGAACCGCATCAACCTTACTTTCCGTAGAAAAACAATACCTAATAGGTAAACCAATCATAGTCTTTATTGCTCCAAAATATCGTCAGCAATTCACTTGCCAAATAGCAGATTTTCAACCACAACAAGAATCACTAGAGCAAGAAATTTACCTGCAACCAAGAAAAGGAAAACTTTTTCCAGCTAGTGTGAAAATAGTTGGCATATACGATCCCCATAAAAAAGAACATAGTTGGATCTGGTTAATTAACAATATTAGCGATCGCAAAAAAGCCGAGGAAGTGTTGACCAGAGCAGCGGAGGATTTGGAACAGAGAGTAGCAAAACGTACAGAAGAATTGGTGCAACTGAATCAAACCTTGCAAGCAGAAATCAGACAACATCAAAAAACAGAAATAGCACTACGAGAAAGTGAAACGAGACTGACCTTAGCCCTAGAAGTTGCCAAAATGGGTATATGGGATTGTAACTTAATCACTAAGGACTATATGTGGTCTGAAAGTGTTGGGCCAATGTACGGACTGCCAAGAGGTACTATATCTCCATCCTGTTATGAAGATTTACTCAAGTTAATTCATCCAGAAGACGCAGAAGTTTTAAGTAATAAATTAACGATAGCCCTGGATAAAAAAAGCGGATTTACCATTGAATTTCGTGCTATTTGGCCCGATGGTAGTTTACACTGGTTAACTAGCACGGCACAGGTTTTCTGTAACGAAAAAGGGGAAGCTACCCGCATGATTGGCACAGTGCAAGATATATCCGCCTACAAACAAAAAGAACAAAAACTCTATGAACAAGCAGCTCTACTAGATATTGCCACTGATGCTATTTTTGTGAGAGATTTTCAGACTGAGATATTATTTTGGAATCAGGGAGCGCGCAGGATATATGGTTGGACTAAAGAGGAAGCCATAGGCAAACATCTGAGGGATTTATTTTCTCAAAAAACAGCGATGAAACAAGAAGTAATTGCTCTAAAAGCTGTGGTTAGATCGGGAAGTTGGCAAGGAGTATTACACAAATACAAGAAATCCGGAGAAGAGGTGACAGTTGAGAGTCGTTGGACACTCATGTTTGATGGAGATGGGCAACCAAAATCTATTTTGATTGTGGATACAGACATCACAGATAAAAAACAACTAGAAGAGCAATTTTTACGTACCCAGAGACTAGAAAGCATTGGCACTTTAGCTTGTGGTATTGCCCACGATTTAAATAATATATTGACACCTATTTTAGGCTCAGCTCAACTGCTCAAACGTAAATCTCTGCAAGACCATATTACCCATCCCCAATTGTTGACCATGATTGAGGACAATGCCACACGAGCTTCTTCCTTGGTTAAACAAGTTTTCTCTTTTGCCAGGGGAGCAAGTAATGAATGGACAATTGTGCAAATTAAACACCTAATTTTAGAAATTGTTAACCTTGCTAAACACACTTTTCCTAAGTCTATTAAGTTGAAAACTAAAATAGCTAATAATCTGGCCACCGTGTTTGGAGATAGTACCGAATTGTATCAGATAATGATAAATTTAGTGGTTAATGCTCTCAATGCTATGCCATCGGGAGGAGTGCTAACTATAGCAGCGGAAAATACTTTTATTGATCGGGATAATTTGATAAATGAAAAATTACAAGAGGGACACTATATTCTCATTACCATCATTGATACGGGAATAGGAATGTCACAAGCAGTAGCAGATAAGATTTTTGAACCATTTTTTACCACTAAACAAAATGGTGTGGGATCTGGCATAGGTTTATCCATAGTCTCTAGAATTATTCAAAAGCATAATGGTCACCTGCAATTTTATACCCAACAGGGACAAGGAAGTAAATTTGAAGTGTTTCTACCATCCATAGAAGCTCCACACCCCCCCCTTCCACAAGAATTGCCCACAGAAATAGGAAGAGGGGAATTGATTTTAATAGTGGATGATGAACCACAAATTCGGGATGTGACTAGGATGATTTTAGAAACCCACAATTATGACACCCTCACTGCTAGTAATGGTATGGAGGCGATCGCCATTTATGGTCAATATAAACAAGATATCAGTGTAGTTTTAATGGACATAATGATGCCCAAGATAGATGGCATCGCTACTATTCAAGCCATGAAAAAAATTAATCCATTGGTGAAGATAATTGCTTGCAGTGGAATATCCACTATAGAAGCAATTCCAAAATCTGCTAACATGAAAATACAAGGAGTTTTGCTAAAACCCTATAGTGCCAGCGATTTGTTAAGTAGTATGAGCATGGTGATTAGGGGAGATTCCTCCCCCATGAATTTCCTAAACTAA
- the ppsA gene encoding phosphoenolpyruvate synthase, which produces MQQIQTNQETTQLNKERALVLPFNTVGIADIPFVGGKNASLGEMIQQLTKQGVKVPTGFATTAYAYRYFIATAGLETKLRSIFANLDVDDVENLHQCGKQARSLMLETPFPVELQEAIARSYQTLCQEYGANLDVAVRSSATAEDLPDASFAGQQETYLNVHGIKGVLDACHRCFASIFTDRAVSYRQLKGFDHFEVALSVGVQKMVRSDLASSGVMFSIDTETGFKDAALITAAYGLGENVVQGAVNPDEYLVFKPTLKQGYKPILQKRLGSKEIKMVYDLGGTKLTKNVSVSAAQRNKFALNDDEILQLGNWACIIEDHYSQVRGTTTPMDIEWAKDGITGELFIVQARPETVQSQKSKTVLRSYQLQERGDVLLTGRSVGEMIGQGQARVILDVHQIGMFQSGEVLVTNRTDPDWEPIMKKASAIVTNSGGRTCHAAIIAREMGIPAIVGCGNATTVLKTGQEITISCAEGETGKVYAGLLNFAIQELPLDNLPRTRTKIMMNVGNPEEALGLTAIPNDGVGLARMEFIIANHIKAHPLALLHFDELEDELTKHKIGELTAQYENKAEFFITKLAAGIGTIAAAFYPKPVIVRLSDFKSNEYANLLGGRQFEPKEENPMIGWRGASRYYDPRYREGFALECEAMKRVRDNMGLTNVILMVPFCRTPQEGRRVLEEMAKHGLVRGENGLEVYVMCELPSNVMLADEYSQVFDGFSIGSNDLTQLTLGLDRDSELVAHLFDERNEAVKRTIRKAIATAKECNRKIGICGQAPSDYPEFARFLVELGIDSISLNPDSVIKTMLEIASAEGN; this is translated from the coding sequence ATGCAACAAATCCAAACCAATCAAGAAACTACTCAACTGAATAAAGAAAGAGCATTAGTTCTTCCATTTAATACCGTTGGCATTGCGGATATTCCTTTTGTGGGGGGTAAAAATGCTTCCCTAGGGGAAATGATCCAACAGTTAACTAAACAAGGGGTGAAAGTTCCCACGGGATTTGCCACTACCGCTTATGCTTACAGATATTTTATCGCGACTGCAGGACTCGAAACTAAACTCAGAAGCATTTTTGCTAATTTGGATGTAGATGATGTTGAAAATTTACACCAATGTGGTAAACAAGCTAGATCCCTGATGCTAGAAACCCCATTCCCCGTAGAATTACAAGAGGCGATCGCCCGTTCCTATCAGACCCTGTGTCAAGAATATGGTGCTAATCTTGATGTTGCAGTACGTTCTAGCGCAACCGCTGAGGATTTACCTGATGCTAGTTTTGCAGGTCAACAAGAAACCTACCTAAATGTTCATGGAATTAAAGGTGTTTTGGATGCTTGCCATAGATGTTTTGCCTCCATCTTTACGGATCGAGCAGTTTCTTATAGACAACTGAAGGGGTTTGACCACTTTGAGGTTGCTCTATCAGTAGGGGTGCAAAAAATGGTACGTTCAGATCTAGCAAGTTCTGGAGTGATGTTCTCCATTGATACGGAGACCGGTTTCAAAGACGCAGCTTTAATTACTGCAGCTTATGGACTAGGTGAGAATGTGGTGCAAGGTGCTGTTAATCCAGATGAATACTTAGTATTTAAACCCACCTTAAAACAGGGGTATAAACCCATTCTGCAAAAACGTTTGGGAAGCAAAGAAATTAAAATGGTCTACGATTTAGGTGGAACCAAACTCACCAAAAACGTTTCCGTATCTGCAGCACAGAGGAATAAATTTGCTTTGAACGACGATGAAATATTACAATTAGGAAATTGGGCCTGCATTATTGAAGACCATTATTCCCAGGTGCGTGGTACTACAACACCCATGGACATAGAATGGGCAAAAGATGGCATTACGGGAGAACTATTTATCGTGCAAGCGAGACCTGAAACCGTACAATCACAAAAATCTAAAACTGTTCTTAGAAGTTACCAATTACAAGAAAGGGGTGATGTCTTATTAACAGGACGTAGTGTGGGGGAAATGATTGGTCAGGGTCAAGCTAGAGTAATTCTTGACGTTCATCAGATTGGAATGTTTCAATCCGGAGAAGTGTTAGTCACTAATCGTACTGATCCGGATTGGGAACCGATTATGAAGAAGGCCAGTGCCATCGTGACCAATTCCGGTGGTAGAACCTGTCATGCGGCAATTATCGCCAGGGAAATGGGCATTCCAGCTATAGTTGGTTGTGGAAATGCGACAACAGTTTTGAAAACTGGACAGGAAATTACCATCAGTTGTGCTGAAGGTGAAACAGGTAAGGTCTACGCAGGATTATTAAACTTTGCCATCCAAGAATTACCTTTGGATAATTTACCTCGTACCCGCACCAAAATTATGATGAATGTGGGTAACCCAGAGGAAGCTTTGGGTTTAACTGCTATTCCCAATGATGGGGTGGGTTTAGCTAGGATGGAATTTATTATTGCTAACCACATCAAAGCTCATCCATTAGCACTGTTACACTTTGACGAACTAGAAGATGAACTGACCAAACATAAGATAGGGGAATTAACTGCCCAATATGAGAACAAAGCGGAATTTTTCATTACCAAATTGGCCGCAGGTATTGGCACAATTGCTGCTGCATTCTACCCTAAACCGGTAATAGTTAGGTTATCTGACTTCAAGAGCAATGAGTATGCTAATCTTTTAGGTGGTAGACAATTTGAACCCAAGGAAGAAAACCCCATGATTGGGTGGCGTGGTGCTTCCCGGTACTACGATCCCCGTTACCGGGAAGGTTTCGCACTGGAATGTGAGGCCATGAAGCGAGTGCGAGATAATATGGGTCTAACCAATGTAATACTCATGGTTCCCTTCTGTCGCACCCCCCAAGAGGGAAGACGGGTGTTGGAAGAAATGGCAAAACATGGTTTGGTTCGTGGAGAGAATGGTTTAGAAGTCTATGTGATGTGCGAACTACCCAGTAATGTGATGCTCGCGGATGAATATAGTCAAGTTTTTGATGGTTTTTCCATTGGGTCTAACGACCTGACTCAGTTAACTCTGGGACTAGATAGGGATTCTGAGTTGGTTGCCCATTTGTTTGATGAACGTAATGAAGCAGTAAAACGTACCATTAGAAAAGCGATCGCCACTGCTAAGGAGTGTAATCGAAAAATTGGTATTTGTGGTCAAGCTCCCAGCGACTATCCAGAGTTTGCCAGGTTTTTGGTGGAGTTGGGCATTGATTCTATCAGTCTTAACCCTGATTCTGTAATTAAAACCATGTTAGAGATTGCATCAGCAGAAGGTAATTAG
- a CDS encoding RNA-guided endonuclease InsQ/TnpB family protein — MYGCQQVLIKSDKSITAILEYLCTEAKKLTNCGVYYSRQMYFKTGYIPSRADLHKQLGTYQKNVHYQALYSDTSQQILTSVAESFKSYIELVKAAKKGEVSQKPKLPNYCKSVMTVATFTGRSLKLIDGMIRFPLGTKVKAWFGIDSFCLPMPSNLDFKSIREVRILPRNRQFYAEFVYQVDEIKSDVDRNNVLGIDHGLNNWLTCVSNLGTSFIVDGLHLKSLNQWYNKSVAKLKSDKPQGFWSNRLAAITEKRNRQMRDAVNKAARIVVNHCIENKIGAIVFGWNKGQKDSIDLGSKNNQKFVQIPTARLKDRIAQLCKQYGIDFIETEESYTSQSSFFDCDNIPKFGEKPEGWEASGKRVSRGVYQTSDGFKINADCNGAANILKKVAVMLGIDLSGISRGCLSQPQKVRLWTLQKSPCL; from the coding sequence ATGTACGGATGCCAACAAGTTCTTATCAAGTCCGATAAATCAATAACAGCCATATTGGAGTACCTCTGCACAGAAGCTAAAAAGCTGACAAATTGTGGCGTTTACTATTCTAGGCAGATGTACTTTAAAACTGGTTATATTCCTAGTAGAGCAGATTTGCATAAACAACTAGGAACTTATCAGAAAAACGTTCATTATCAGGCATTGTATTCTGATACTTCTCAACAAATACTAACCAGTGTAGCTGAATCCTTTAAATCGTACATTGAGCTAGTAAAAGCTGCAAAAAAGGGCGAAGTTTCCCAAAAACCAAAATTACCTAATTACTGTAAAAGTGTTATGACTGTAGCTACTTTTACGGGCAGGTCATTAAAGTTAATTGATGGGATGATTAGGTTTCCTTTGGGAACAAAAGTTAAGGCATGGTTTGGGATAGATTCTTTTTGTCTACCAATGCCATCTAACCTTGACTTCAAATCAATCAGAGAAGTACGTATTTTACCTAGAAATAGACAATTTTATGCAGAATTTGTCTATCAGGTAGATGAAATAAAATCTGATGTTGATAGAAATAATGTTTTAGGGATTGACCACGGGTTAAATAACTGGTTAACTTGTGTTTCTAATCTGGGAACATCATTTATTGTTGATGGACTTCATTTAAAAAGTTTAAATCAGTGGTACAACAAATCAGTAGCTAAACTTAAAAGTGATAAACCCCAGGGTTTTTGGTCTAACAGATTAGCTGCTATTACCGAAAAAAGAAACCGACAAATGCGTGATGCAGTTAACAAAGCTGCAAGAATAGTCGTTAACCACTGTATTGAAAATAAGATTGGTGCTATTGTTTTTGGATGGAATAAAGGACAAAAAGATAGTATTGATTTGGGGTCTAAAAACAATCAGAAGTTTGTCCAAATTCCCACAGCAAGATTAAAAGACCGTATTGCTCAATTATGTAAACAATACGGAATAGATTTTATTGAAACAGAAGAATCATACACTTCTCAATCATCGTTTTTTGATTGCGACAATATACCTAAATTCGGTGAAAAACCCGAAGGGTGGGAAGCAAGCGGGAAACGAGTTAGTCGCGGAGTATATCAAACTTCTGATGGGTTCAAAATTAATGCGGACTGTAATGGTGCTGCTAATATTTTGAAAAAAGTAGCGGTGATGCTAGGAATTGATCTTAGCGGAATCAGTAGAGGCTGTTTAAGCCAGCCTCAGAAAGTTCGTTTATGGACTCTTCAGAAATCTCCATGTCTTTAG